Genomic window (Chitinophagaceae bacterium):
TTCAAGTCCCAGTCCGCATAGAGATTATATCTGGTATTATAATTTCCTATTTTATGAAAGATGGTCTTTGTATAAAAAATAGATTGATGGCAGATATTTACTGTATAGAGAGAGTATATATCTTTTTTTTTTTTTTCAAATTTTTTATTAGTTTCTTTTATTACAGAATAGCCATATACCCAGTCATAATTTGTATCTTTAATTTTTTCGTATACATTTTTCAAGACCTGATTATTATCTAATTCATCATCTGAACCTAAAAAAAGAAGCCATCTTCCAAGAGCTTTTGTTATTCCCTTATTCATAGCATCATAAATCCCACTATCTTTCTCACTGAAAATTTTTATCTGTTGAAAACGTTCGGCAAAAAAATATAATTCTTTTAATGTATTATCTTCCGAACAATTATCAATTATAATAATTTCAAATAAATTAAAATCTTGATAAATAAGAGATTCCATACACTTCTTAATATCTTTTTCAGTATTAAAAGTAGGCACTATAATAGAAAAAAAGATTGTATTTGTAACCATTTGAATCAAATTAAATGAGTATTATTTTAAACTTGTTTTTTTTATGTATCATTTTGCTTTTATGTTATAGAAATATATTTATGTTTTAATAAAAGGTATTATTTTTTTCGTTTTAATACATCAAGAAAATTAGTATTGTAATTGTTTTATTACCATAATCCTCAGTAGTGATACTAACAACCGCCATGGTTTTTGTAATTTATATAAAAAATACTCTTTTTTGTTTTTATGTTTTTTAACAGGTAATACTGATGAAGGGTTATTCTTCCTTCTGTGGTGATTCAATATTTGAGGATATAAAGAATTATTATAGTATTTTACAGCATAAAACTTTACTTGTTTTTGATAAACCTGACTTATACAATTAAATTCTCCCGAAACTCTTATACGAGGATGCTTATAATGATTTCCAAATTGAGATGGGCATCTGTAAATTGGAACATTGTATTGATGTGCTAATATGGAAAATATAGATTGGTCATGTCTATGTTCTTTAAAAAATATAGAATTTTTTTTTATATAAATATTTGTATCATCGGAAATAAGTGGTTTTTCACTACAATAGGAAAGCCATTTTATAATAAATAATTCCGAAAACTCTGTTTTCTTAAAAAGAATAATAGAACCATCACAATGAATAGCGTTTTTTATTTTCGAAGTATTCGTATTCATACGAACAAAACAATCCATTTTAGTCCACTCGGCATTGAAATTATTTCCATTACCGAAACAAATAATATCATTTTTTTGACAGAGAGAAATTAATGGATGTAGCGAATCAATACATTCTATGCCTGCATCCATATACAATAATACATCATCGGGACTTAGTTTTCTAAATACTTCCGAAATAAAAAAAGGTTTCCAAAGCCAATAACCAAATCCTTTAGTATTTTGAAAAATATCCAAATGTTGTTTATAAAAATCCGTCCCTATTAAATCTTCTTCTCCAAAACTAAAAATACAATTTGGTTCTATTCCAAATTTTATTGCTGATACATTGAGACATT
Coding sequences:
- a CDS encoding glycosyltransferase family 2 protein, translated to MVTNTIFFSIIVPTFNTEKDIKKCMESLIYQDFNLFEIIIIDNCSEDNTLKELYFFAERFQQIKIFSEKDSGIYDAMNKGITKALGRWLLFLGSDDELDNNQVLKNVYEKIKDTNYDWVYGYSVIKETNKKFEKKKKDIYSLYTVNICHQSIFYTKTIFHKIGNYNTRYNLYADWDLNIRCMENTEISHSYINICISKYSMGGTSTKYKFTDKEFLKDKLYPFLLRYNSSHNIFHYILLWKLLNNFPIDDFIEYNFHKANKNILYLLSHVQRFRHIKNRKIKKIIMIYYYFFDIFILRKQNVP